The DNA sequence GTTATTCTGGCTCATTGTTCTTGTATTGACGGTGCCCAATTGGAACTGAACTGAAACTGTTTTCCAAGAGATCAAAAAGCGTCCTCGACGAGAAAGCGCTCCTCAAAGAGCAAAACAGTTTTAAATTCAAGGAAACCCTAGTCAACGGTCTTCCAAAGAGATTCGTTTGCTTGGGTCCTTGAAATAGGACCAGAATAAGACAAAGTAGAGTTCGCCACGAAATCAATCCCCGGACtgtctttttgcaaaaaaggccCGGTTGGAATATGCAATTGGTATATCATGTTTTCCGCCAAGTCTCTTTGcgttttttacctttcaaaaCAGATTGTGAAGTCTTCCCCAGAACGTATTCATTTCTGATTCATAGTTTTTCAGGGAAGGCTCTTTGAAAGGAGTTGCGTGACTGTGATATCGTAAAAAACggaaaatattaaaaaaaacttaatgGCTGATGTAATTTAACTCATTGAGGTATCACTTCTTGTTACAAGTAAACCTTTGCAAGTAATATACCATGGAAGAATAAAACTTGATGGTGAATCATGTTCAGGACAGTAGCAACGAAATTCCAGtgattcgttccttttttcgaaaaaagggaACTATAATCCCTTTACATTTTAATCTGGTGggattgtaacgacccaaaagaATCAataattactcgttactcgttcctttttcacccTCCAGAgtggctttcaattttttgtttctctcacGACAGTTTCTGAAACTTAAACCTCAATAGAGATTGTTATTTGTTTGCTATTTTTATATGATGTAGCCTGAACAGGGAATATCAGGATTAAAAACTGTGCTTGCCTTTAACAACACTGAAGGTGTCCATGGTTCCAAATCTTGTTACACTGGCACTGTTCTATTCATTACATATCCTCAAGCGAATTCCGTTGGATTAAAAGACCTAAAGTAAAGAACCAGAACGAAGTTGGCAAACAACTGGTTGGCAGGAAATTTTCCTTTAGCCTGATtgagtatgttgcaccaaaCTTTCCAAGTCTccatttttccatgaattaAGGCACAAGTTTCTAACGGGGACACTTTatgaacttgatattttttgataatgtttttccatcatgacgtCTTCTGTCATTGTTGCAAACCTTGAACAACTATCAGTCCAGACGAGGATGTATCTTAGTTTTAACTATGAATTATACTTTGAAAATATCCACCgcagaaaaatgcaaatcatcTACTATTAGCATCCAgttacttttcaaaaagggTTAACACTTGGAAAATACATCAAATATTTAATTGAATGCAATGAAAGATTACAATTCTAGAAACTTTTTGCGGGCAGGGTAATACAATACCGGGTGCACCATACTATTATccacatttgatttcaatataCGATAGGCCACTGGAATCAaattccagtggtctatgaaTGGACTTAATCAAGAACTTCTAGAGAAACGTaggcaaaaaatgttatctcctaaaccgctcacattattccaaataagcccTTCATGCGAAcccaagatcttgttgaatcgACACACTTGGCCAAGCTTGAGCCAAAACTTTACTTgaggaactcaggagatatgtccaaagttaagTGATAAACACTGCATAAAATTCGCATTTCGGCCTGAGCTTTGTCAGCTACATGAGCTTTTAACAATATAACTCTGAAACGAACCAGTTTAGAAGTGAATTATATAACAATGACCCGTCTTTATTTGTCGAGATCTTCATTCCATCTagagtccttcctcctagccagcatggctatattttagcacggttacccaactgattcagcatttagagcaggtcattgagggactgcAAAGACACGAGtaagttgatgttgtctatcttgattatggtaaggcctttgacaaagaagaTCATGGCCTTCTAGTTAATATCTCCATGAGATTGAGATCCAAgtcaaggttctcaattggttaagaagtttcattcgtGGTagaaagcaattgtttaagGTCGAAGGATTCCTTAGTGACAAACATAATgttaagtcgggtgttccttaGGGCTTCATTTTatgtcctctccttttcattaccTTCATTGCtcctcttcaaaagcttaatagTAGTAacgtcagtatctcttcctatgttgatgatgcaaaattagtttgtgaTAGGAATTGTCAGAACTCAGGTAGTTTGGTAaaggtcctagatcaaatctactcctgggttgttgAGAAtgatatggccttgaatgaaatgatttcCGTTCAATGACGTTCGGGTCAACTCCTGTGAATACTCCATACGttgataatggaggtaaagatattgagcaggtctcatctatgaaagatttaggtgtagtcagtcctccaaaataatggaaagttcgatgagcatgtccCGTTGAAAGtggataaagcttttcaaatgtgtgcttggatatatcgcacgtttaagtccagagatagcatcacgatgccaactctgtacaagtcgattgttcagccacatcttgaataagcttcatccatttgggctccaatgagttcagcaggttcacaaaaggtcgaacaagtccaaagatgtttcactaggaacatcacaggaatgagagagctctcgtatggGAGAGACTTAAAAAAGTtaggactgtacagtgttcagagaaggtacgaaaggtatctgatattgtacgccttcaagagcatccatgagctttgtcccaacccaggatttagggtcaattctagtgaccgtagaggcttaatgtgcgttttgagagcaccttcaagccttcaagaatctACGctaattagaacaatgaagtcctagactcttctttctcgggtaGGTTCATTGTTCAACCCTATAAtgaagggctagccagatctgcaaactctaattcgttggtcaatcaaataatccatgaaaataaagtcaagtaaaattaGTATTTCGTCTTGTACTggtgggaattccattccaaaaatGACGGTATTGGTAACGGAAGAGCTTTATAAGCTCTCCCGTTACCGTTGCTTTCTCCTTTCTTAaatgaggaaatgaaaaacTGTTTAACGATTTTCTCCCGGATTTCCCAGATAAGCTCCGTTACTTGGTACTGATCTAATGGGATTAAATGCATCAAAGCAGGCGGCTGTGACTAAGGTTatcaatttgcaatttctgTGACGTATGACATTACAGTGGAATACTAGCCTTAcatgaacttttttcaaaccatgaaaagagGGATAAAATAATACTTGTCACAATGCTTAgtaaaatgttaaaaaaatatccaagcaaCCCGTAAGTCCTCAAATCCTAATATCATTGTACCCTCTTATActcgtcatttgtttcacgtcatatttactaaaagCTAATAAATCGCAAATACTGTTTTTTCGCAGTTTTCAGccatctttttctgcaaaattaATATAATAGTAACAGTATCTGTAACGGTAAGGCGTTActttttcggtaacggttcaaacCCTGGATGGGAGTAATGCAGTACTAGGCAAATATGCAAAGCCGTTGTACTTCAAAGTTataaaatgaatgaaggcctgaaaaacaatttcattgttgTAGACAGGCGANNNNNNNNNNNNNNNNNNNNNNNNNNNNNNNNNNNNATTTCCAGATGTTTACGCTTAAGATTAATTGAGCGTGCTCAACAGCAAACTCAACAAATAAACTTTTggtatttcaatattttcttgaacAGCCCCCTTaagctgcacgaaatatgttttacgttctgcatttcagagggcgctttgtcactcagcctctaccacataaaaggccgattgggccaactCCTTTTTATCTAATCAttatgcgtttgtgttgtttttggctgattCTATGAAAATCTTATTCATAATTAGTGCCctaggtcacataatgtccggaaaagaaattgcgttcaaggcaaggcaagagcagtttatttagcaatctaccgtgcctcttcccgttttctttgggccgtgtgacgtttCAAAAAAGGGCCCTTATGCCTTTCACATTATGATAGTAACGTTTTACTGCTTTTGATCAAATGTCTCTTTGATGTTTCTGAGTTGGATGCATGTTTTCGCTTGTTTTCCAGGACTATTTTATTAATTAATATATCGGTATTCTGTTAAAGGACCTAAGTTGgatgattgtttttttgccaccaagacgcaaatttgaaattttcctcTGGTCGGAGATAGAGGTGTCTTTCCGGGTCAGCTGGTCATCCCCCACCCCACCCTTGTGAACAATACTTATGATTTTATGCGAATTGAAGTTTAGATAAAACtaggcattttggagctaaaatgCATGAAATCCTGACCAATAATTTCACTATAACTCAGAGTTGGTCAAATAGATCATATGACAATTTGTATGTAAGTGATAAAAGTAATCAATATGTAAGTCACTTGATGAAATTCGTTTCTAAAAATTGCAGTTTTGTATCTATTTTTGGCTATGTAAGtttttaatctgagctagaTATCTATGAAGTGATAAGATAAAAGTTGCACTTGATGTTAttgcaagcaaaaaaaatgccaaaatgtcgTTCGGTATTTCGACCAAAACTTAAAAGGACAttttaaccaccgtgtcaggttgtttggaaatttcaaatcttacGTTTTAACGTTTTTGTTATCGACTTCCAAGCCGATCATTTAAGTTGAACATGGGTCTACTTCTAAGTCTAGACCCTTGACAGTAATGTGATTTAATTTAGTACCAAACAATAGACAATTCTAgatctttttattttggtttgttttttcatgggcttttctaaccgctacagggaatataatcccctgtactattaaaatgaaaggttataattcgtctatttattacctttcaatctttatatgatatttggtctaccaacgaatttgagttggtagaccgaaaaatttgtccaaatctgacttgaaagatgcaaccggatctaCATTTATCCGTTTATAGTATGATGCATCTTCTGAGCTTTTTTGTGGCATATAGATGAGCAAGGTGCTGGTATATTAAGGCAAACCTTCTCCAGTGTTACTTGCTATGAAAGTTAAGGTAAGCCTTTGTACCCCTTCTGAATTTGCTAGTGTCTGCATTTTGGAATACTTACTGTTTGCAGCTTTTTGTACAATATTAGGTGAACTTTAGGAAAagttcttgtcaaaaaagattttttttaacaattacTAAGCCCAAGCctgattatgaagcatcaaGTTTAGGCTTTAAGTATTACCATCAGTTTTATTTCAATAAGACTTGGTCACAGACAATAAAACCCGTCCATTTTGGCTTATTGATATACAATACagataaaaaataaatctgaTAAAGATATCAAACTGCGCATTAATCTATACATGCTCTTCTCTCCTAATGAATGAGTCCTCTGTTTCTGAGCTCGGCTTTAAAGTGCCGCCAGTTGTGCTCCCTCATCTCTTTGTTGTAGATGTAGCCAATTACAGGCAGCAGAGTTGAGATGACAAATTGCGGCAGAACAAGACCCAGCAATAATCCAACCGGGTAGTTGATGATCAATTCCAAGTTGGAGGTGAAGACAAAAAACGGAACACCAGACGAAAAAAACAACGCAATGCCAATAAGGATCCCCCGGCTAGGAATCATTGTCACTCGTCGAGAGTTTGGGATGTGAGCTGTAATAAAGAGATGTAAATTGTAAATACCAATTGATTACATGTAAGCATGGTCTTGTCAGTTGCACTCGTACATCAACTTAGGCAAAGACGAAAGTCACGAAAGGTGGAGACAGAGGACGGAGACGGTAAAGAAAAGTGAGTAATTTCTGACTTGATTAATCTAATGTTATATTCTTCATTTGATTCCCATTattgtggaagaaaaaagCATCTTATATGTGAGACCTAGTAATCTGTCGGATCATCATGCTCTTGAGTTAGAGTCGACCATAACCCTAAAGCCGccgtgctttagagtaaaaccggccaaaacggtcggtctggctaagttcaagttcatgtatgtatgtatgtatatttttttcttaagtgTTAGTACACTTTTAATTACAAAAATTGTCGTTAGAAttaatttggcaaagtttttacaaagcatttcatttttttcttgaacatggcTGGGTCTGGTTCCCTCCTTGCCTCTTCTGGCATGgagttccaaattgaagatgCTTTTAACTCAAACACGTTGCTGGACGTTTTCGTTGGGTGAGGTCGAGTAAGGACGGTAGCTCCTGCTTGTCGCGTTTGCATTCCCAGTTCTCGATGTACGGGCACTAATTTATCGGATATGAAGGGGATATTTCGCGACATcgctttgaatgtttcaaggaGGAGAACCTCCGCGGTAATGTGGTTTATTGATGGAATGCCACTGTCTTTTATTAGGTCCTCGACAGAAATCATGTTGGCCCGAGTCTTGCCCAGCAGAAAGCGCATAACTCGGTTCAGGGTGATCTGGAGTTGCACCATGCCCTCCGTTTTCGGATCGTCGTTGCGTATTCGGCACGTACCATACACTGCCAGGCCGTACCTTAAGCTTGATATTATTAGTCCATGGACTACTGATTTTAACTTGTGTTTAGGCACTGTCTGGCTCAGGCGACCAAGGATGGCCAGTCGTTGCATTATTGTGATGTTCAGTTTTCGGAAATGAAGCTTGCTTGTTAAGTCACTGGATATTTCAAAACCGAGAGCACTCACAGAGGAGAGTGGTTTGAGATTGGTTCCGTTAACTGTGATTGGTTGTGGGTTTTGAGGTCGCACACTTAAAGCTTTTCCTGGGACGAacagaaattgtgtttttgacatgttaGCGACTAACCAATTCGAGGCCATAAATCTCAAAACGGAGCCAAGCTAGAAGCCAATTTTGAGggctttttatttcaaatattttcaggtAATGAAATACACTGAAGCCTTTGGTAgttgtttcaaacttttcttaATTAGtttcataatattttttgtgtgttttttgTATGTAAGTGATAAAAGTAATCAATATGTAAGTCACTTGATGAAATTCGTTTTAAAAATTGCAGTTTTGTATCTATTTTTGGCTATGTAAGtttttaatctgagctagaTATCTATGAAGTGATAAGATAAAAGTTGCACTTGATGTTATTGCaagctaaaaaaatgccaaaatgtcgTTCGGCATTTCGACCAAAACTTAAAAGGACAttttaaccaccgtgtcaggttgtttggaaatttcaaatcttacGTTTAACGTTTTTGTTATCGACTTCCAAGCCGATCATTTAAGTTGAACATGGGTCTACTTCTAAGTCTAGACCCTTGACAGAAATGTGATTTAATTTAGTACCAAACAATAGACAATTCTAgatctttttattttggtttgttttttcatgggcttttctaaccgctacagggaatataatcccctgtactattaaatgaaaggttataattcgtctatttattacctttcaatctttatatgatatttggtctaccaacgaatttgagttggtagaccgaaaaatttgtccaaatcctgacttgaaagatgcaaccggatctaCATTTATCGTTTTATAGTATGATGCATCTTCTGAGCTTTTTTGTGGCATATAGATGAGCAAGGTGCTGGTATATTAAGGCAAACCTTCTCCAGTGTTACTTGCTATGAAAGTAAGGTAAGCCTTTGTACCCCTTCTGAATTTGCTAGTGTCTGCATTTTGGAATACTTACTGTTTGCAGCTTTTTGTACAATATTAGGTGAACTTTAGGAAAAGTTCttgtcaaaaagaatttttttaacaattacTTAAGCCCAAGCctgattatgaagcatcagTTTAGGCTTTAAGTATTACATCAGTTTTATTTCAATAAGACTTGGTCACAGACAATAAAACCCGTCCATTTTGGCTTATTGATATACAATACagataaaaaataaatctgaTAAAGATATCAAACTGCGCATTAATCTATACATCTCTTCTCTCCTAATGAATGAGTCCTCTGTTTCTGAGCTCGGCTTTAAAGTGCGCCAGTTTGTGCTCCCTCATCTCTTTGTTTGTAGATGTAGCCAATTAACAGGCAGCAGAGTTGAGATGACAAATTGCGGCAGAACAAGACCCAGCAATAATCCAACGCGGGTAGTTGATGATCAATTCCAAGTTGGAGGTGAAGACAAAAAACGGAACACCAGACGAAAAAAACAACGCAATGCCAATAAGGATCCCCGGCTAGGAATCATTGTCACTCGTCGAGAGTTTGGGATGTGAGCTGTAATAAAGAGATGTAAATTGTAAATACCATTGATTACATGTAAGCATGGTCTTGTCAGTTGCACTCGTACATCAACTTAGGCAAAGACGAAAGTCACGAAAGGTGGAGACAAGAGACGGAGACGGTAAAGAAAAGTGAGTAATTTCTGACTTGATTAATC is a window from the Tigriopus californicus strain San Diego chromosome 2, Tcal_SD_v2.1, whole genome shotgun sequence genome containing:
- the LOC131893150 gene encoding uncharacterized protein LOC131893150, with protein sequence MFLLRANNMIALFNTSVALYIDGLFFPYYWICSGQMPRMVVHKLTLLYKVILGCGVALDCFSIFKTIALKRADRKRDNLAMVKKASHIPNSRRVTMIPSRGILIGIALFFSSGVPFFVFTSNLELIINYPVGLLLGLVLPQFVISTLLPVIGYIYNKEMREHNWRHFKAELRNRGLIH